A single Desulfobaculum xiamenense DNA region contains:
- a CDS encoding Lon protease family protein: MAPKKLPSGLTPAQLRWKLDPDSLPFATTNDLEPQTDIIGQKRGVEAFRFGMGMVRKGYNIFVTGAAGSGRLATVKKLLRELSRTDQPPEDLCYVNDFKRQESPILLQFKAGDGSRFSKAMSEFLDSLKRDLPQLFESEEYIARKNAIHEAHERRVREFYKDVEDKVKDSDLVVVNMQMGPIQRPDILPLVDGEPKRLVEMEELVEKGRFPREEFESIKERRLRLKEELDFIVQQVRALQKEVAKKHEEVDRLMFMALANDLLRAVRTAFQDEKVGAYLDAMLEHMVEHLDDLRMMGAKPQGPLPIMVASPEAVLHPYKVNLLVDNSELKGPPVIIESYPTYRNLFGSIERIMEPGGGWRTDFTKIKAGSFIRANGGYLVINLMDAIMEPGVWQTLKRSLKTEQIEIQTYDPYYFFTATGLKPEPIPMKVKVVVMGDPWIYTLLRHYDEDMPKIFKVRADYESSMDRTDDAVTQVARFIRAEQDKDGFKPFDASGVARVVEHAVRMAGRREKLSTAFPILSDLLAEADFFATSDKASTVAARHVEAAIDAKIYRTNQIEERLQELIDRGTIFVDTDGAVVGQVNGLAVYSMGDYMFGKPSRITAVTALGREGIINIEREAKLSGPTHNKGMLILSGFLRSRYAQDKPLSLSASITFEQSYGGIDGDSASSTELYALLSSLSGKPLRQDIAVTGSVNQMGEVQPIGGVNEKIEGFFLCCKHAGLTGRQGVMIPHANEKDLMLRPEVVEAVADGNFHVWSVRTIDEGIELLTGTRAGKRGKGGHYPKGSINALVDERLHNLAEEIQKFGKDDGKTAKDNGPAETSQPTPPKDGPQDEPDK; the protein is encoded by the coding sequence ATGGCTCCGAAGAAGCTGCCCTCCGGCCTGACCCCGGCCCAGCTCAGATGGAAGCTCGATCCCGATTCCCTTCCCTTCGCCACCACCAACGACCTCGAACCGCAGACCGACATCATCGGCCAAAAGCGCGGCGTCGAGGCCTTCCGCTTCGGTATGGGCATGGTCCGCAAGGGCTACAACATCTTCGTGACCGGCGCGGCAGGAAGCGGCCGTCTGGCCACGGTGAAGAAGCTCCTGCGGGAGCTCTCGCGCACGGACCAGCCACCAGAGGACCTGTGCTACGTCAACGACTTCAAGCGGCAGGAGTCGCCAATTCTCCTGCAATTCAAGGCGGGTGACGGCTCGCGCTTTTCCAAGGCCATGTCGGAGTTTCTGGACAGCCTCAAGCGCGACCTGCCTCAGCTTTTCGAGAGCGAGGAATACATCGCCCGCAAGAACGCCATCCACGAGGCGCACGAGCGCAGGGTCCGCGAGTTCTATAAGGACGTCGAGGACAAGGTGAAGGACTCGGACCTCGTGGTGGTCAACATGCAGATGGGACCGATACAGCGCCCGGACATCCTCCCTCTGGTGGACGGCGAGCCCAAGCGGCTGGTGGAGATGGAGGAACTGGTCGAGAAGGGACGCTTTCCGCGCGAGGAATTCGAAAGCATCAAGGAGCGCAGGCTCAGGCTCAAGGAGGAACTGGACTTCATCGTCCAGCAGGTGCGCGCCCTTCAGAAGGAAGTGGCAAAGAAGCACGAGGAAGTGGACCGCCTCATGTTCATGGCGCTGGCCAACGACCTGCTGCGCGCCGTGCGCACGGCTTTTCAGGACGAAAAGGTCGGCGCCTACCTCGACGCCATGCTCGAACACATGGTGGAGCACCTCGACGACCTGCGCATGATGGGTGCAAAGCCTCAGGGACCGCTACCCATCATGGTCGCGTCGCCGGAAGCGGTGCTGCATCCCTACAAGGTCAATCTCCTCGTGGACAATAGCGAACTCAAGGGACCTCCGGTCATCATCGAATCCTATCCCACCTACCGCAACCTGTTCGGCTCCATCGAACGCATCATGGAACCCGGCGGCGGCTGGCGCACGGACTTCACAAAAATCAAGGCCGGCTCGTTCATCCGCGCCAACGGCGGCTATCTCGTCATCAATCTGATGGACGCCATCATGGAACCCGGCGTGTGGCAGACACTCAAGCGCTCCCTCAAGACGGAGCAGATAGAAATCCAGACCTACGACCCCTACTACTTCTTCACGGCCACGGGCCTCAAGCCCGAACCCATCCCCATGAAGGTGAAGGTGGTGGTGATGGGCGATCCGTGGATTTACACACTGCTGCGCCACTACGACGAGGACATGCCCAAGATATTCAAGGTGCGCGCGGACTACGAGTCGTCCATGGACCGCACGGACGACGCCGTGACGCAAGTGGCACGCTTCATCCGCGCGGAGCAGGACAAGGACGGCTTCAAGCCTTTCGACGCCTCGGGCGTGGCGCGGGTGGTGGAACACGCCGTGCGCATGGCTGGACGCCGCGAGAAGCTGAGCACAGCCTTCCCCATCCTTTCGGACCTGCTGGCCGAAGCGGACTTCTTCGCCACCAGCGACAAGGCGTCCACGGTCGCCGCCCGGCACGTGGAAGCGGCCATCGACGCAAAGATCTACCGCACCAACCAGATCGAGGAGCGCCTGCAGGAACTCATTGATCGCGGCACCATCTTCGTGGATACCGACGGTGCGGTGGTGGGACAGGTTAACGGACTGGCCGTCTACTCCATGGGCGACTACATGTTCGGCAAGCCGTCGCGCATCACCGCCGTGACCGCCCTCGGGCGCGAAGGTATCATCAACATCGAACGCGAGGCCAAGCTCTCCGGGCCGACGCACAACAAGGGCATGCTCATCCTCTCCGGCTTCCTGCGCAGCCGCTATGCGCAGGACAAGCCCCTCTCCCTCTCGGCCTCCATCACCTTCGAGCAGTCCTACGGTGGCATTGACGGCGACTCGGCATCCAGCACGGAACTCTACGCCCTGCTCTCCAGTCTGTCCGGAAAGCCCCTGCGGCAGGACATCGCCGTGACCGGCTCCGTAAACCAGATGGGCGAGGTGCAGCCCATCGGCGGCGTGAACGAAAAGATCGAAGGCTTCTTCCTGTGCTGCAAGCACGCGGGCCTCACCGGGCGGCAGGGCGTCATGATCCCCCACGCCAACGAAAAGGACCTCATGCTGCGCCCGGAAGTGGTCGAGGCGGTGGCCGACGGGAACTTCCACGTGTGGAGCGTACGCACCATCGACGAGGGCATCGAACTGCTCACCGGCACCCGCGCGGGCAAGCGCGGCAAGGGCGGCCACTACCCCAAGGGCAGCATCAACGCGCTGGTGGACGAACGCCTCCACAACCTCGCGGAAGAAATCCAGAAGTTCGGCAAGGATGACGGGAAAACCGCAAAGGACAATGGACCGGCCGAAACATCACAACCCACCCCGCCCAAGGACGGGCCGCAGGATGAGCCTGACAAGTAA
- a CDS encoding Hsp20/alpha crystallin family protein, translated as MPDLRLWSDRQLSRIKEDMDQLFDSFCMDLGLPSVSCLHADGLEIRKEQDSVTVTLPLPGFSIEDIDVSLTETTLTVTARRESPAGVEGVRRQLQLPCRISTENASAVFKDDVLTIILAKCDPASAKRVAISTR; from the coding sequence ATGCCCGACCTGCGTCTCTGGAGCGACAGGCAGCTCTCGCGAATCAAGGAGGACATGGACCAGCTGTTCGACAGCTTCTGCATGGATCTCGGCCTGCCTTCCGTCTCCTGCCTTCACGCCGACGGACTGGAAATCCGCAAGGAACAAGACAGCGTGACCGTCACCCTGCCCCTCCCCGGATTCTCCATCGAAGACATCGACGTCTCCCTGACCGAAACCACGCTCACCGTGACCGCCCGCCGCGAAAGCCCGGCCGGGGTGGAGGGCGTGCGCAGGCAGCTCCAGTTGCCCTGCCGCATCAGCACGGAGAACGCGTCGGCCGTGTTCAAGGACGACGTGCTGACCATCATCCTCGCCAAATGCGATCCGGCATCCGCAAAGCGCGTAGCAATCTCGACCCGGTAA